The DNA region ATATTTGCTTTTCGAAGTGTTTTAGAAAGTTCTAGAATATTTTGATGAGTTATAACCCAGCGTCTTTCTTCTCCGCCATAACCCACATTAAAAACACCATTGCTATTGTGTCTCCACATTCCTTTAAAACAAGTTCTGTTTAAGTATAGTATTCGGGCAGCCTTGTAATACAATGGCTTCCCATCCATTTGCTTATCTCTAATTTCGTAGTATGCAGTTTTGCCTGATGGGAAAGACTCAAAAATTTCCCACACTTTGTGAGGATATAATTTAATTCCCTTATAGAGCTCAATAAGTTCAGAATTCAAGTCAGAAATCAAAGCAGTCTCAGGATTTATATGAAAGAACACAGAGCCACCACCAACAAAAGGTTCAATGTAAGTCCCTTTTATGTCTTTTTTTGTTGGTAAAAAGTTTACTAAATATGAAAGTAATTTTGATTTTCCCCCTGGGTATCTTAAAAACTTCATTAGTATTTTTAAATTTATAAGTCGTTTTATGTTGTCGTATGTTGTTTACTAAGTCCTCATTAGGGTTACCAATAACTTGTTAATAACTGTAACTAAAAATCATATACATTTTTTTGGATAAACCCTAAGTTGAATTTTATTAAAACAAATATAATAAATGTTTACACAGAGAACTAAAGAACTTTAATTTTCATTATCGCTAACCAATTTTCCCGCTAAGACACTATATTTGTGAGGTAAATAGTATAGCTGCCTCCATAATGCCCTTTGCCCAGAAAATAGAGGATGCCATTGAACGGTTTTACTCGGCCATAACGGTGGGTGTTAACCACCATAAGATTGGGATACTGAGCACTATTGTTGTGCACCTGCTTTTGATTGTTGTTTTTTTGGTGCTAAAGATTGAAACCCGCAAGGAGTACTACGGCTCAACCATCGAGATGGAGTTTGAGGAGCCCAAGGAGGAGGCAATTGTTCAGCAAAAGCTTGAGCCCACACTTCCGCCCGATGTGCTAAAACCGGAGTATGAGACTGAGGCCATACGAAACTTTGCTGTTGATGCCTCAAAAACCGATTTGAACGCTGGCCTGAGCGACGAAAAGAATACTGATGCCGATGAGCTTTACCGCGAGGCCAACCAGGTGTACGAGCGCATGCAGCAGAACCGGGAGCTTTACGAGCAGTCGCAAAAGGATATTGAGGCAAACATACCTAATACACCCGAAAAGACAGTCCCAAAATCGAAGGAGGGCCAGTATAAGGGGCCAACCGTGGTTTCGTACTACCTCTTAGGCCGTAAGGCCTTGCACCTGCCTGTCCCTTCGTATAAATGCGAGCTTGGCGGGCAGGTTGTGGTTAACATTGAGGTAAAGCCCGATGGACGGGTAGCCGATGCGGTTATCGACAGGGCCAACTCGGTAAACGACGACTGCATTAACCAGGCAGCCATTCAGGCAGCCATGGCAAGTATTTTTACTTCCGTTTCGGGAACTGCGCGCCAGCGGGGTAGTATTACCTACCTTTTTGTCCCCCAGTAATGTTCCTAAAAGGCAGCCATAAGCAGGTTGATATCGCGCGAGGGGATATCGTAAAGTTTGCCCAGATACTCGTTTGTAAGAATACCGTTAAACAGGTAAACTCCATGGCGTAGGCCGCTATCCTCCTTGAGCTGCGAAAGCAAACCGCCACTCTGTGCAATTTGTAGCATTAAAGGAACAAAAACGTTACTCATGGCAATTGAGGCTGTTCGGGCCACACGGGCAGTGATGTTTGGCACACAGTAGTGGATTACGCCATGCTTAACATACGAGGGGTTGCTATGGTCGCGTATCTCCGAGGTTTCAAAGCATCCCCCACGGTCAATTCCTAGGTCAATAATTACAGCACCACGTTTCATTAACCTAACCTGGTCCTCCGATACCAGGTAGTTTAGGTTGGTTTCATCGGGGGCTAAGGTTCCAATTACAACATCGGCTGTTTTTAGAACCTTGTCAAGCACCTGCTTATGATATATTGAGGTGAAAAGGCGTTGCCCTAGTATATTTTGAATATCCATCAGCTTTTTGATGGAGTTGTCGAATATTTTTACAGTGGCTCCGAGTCCAAGCGCTGCACGTGCAGCATACTCACCGGCAGTGCCTGCTCCCAGAATAACCACCTCAGTGGGCGATATTCCGGTTAGCCCACCTAGCATTACACCTTTCCCTTTATTCACGTTGCTAAGGTACTCGGCGGCAACCAGCACCGATGTACTCCCGGCAATGGAGCTCATGGCCCGAACAAACGGGAATTCGCCGTCAGCATCGGATATGCTCTCAAAGGCAATGGCCGTAACACGCTTCTGGATAAGGCTTTTGAGGTAGTCGCCGGTGTGGTTGTTCAGGTGTAGCGATGAGAGTACCGATTGGTTTTCGCGCAGGTATTCATACTCCTTAGGGGTAAGGGGTGCTACCTTGAGTACAATATCGCTTTGGTAAACCTCCGATGCCGTGGCTACTATGCGTGCACCTTTCTCGCTGTACTCCATGTCGGAGTAGTTAGCCTGCCTACCGGCATCCTTTTCAATGATGATTTGATGCCCGTTCTGTACAAGTATCTCAACGGCTTCGGGCGTTAACGGAATTCGACTCTCGGTGGGGTCAACCTCTTTGGGTATTCCAATTATAAGTTGTTTGTACTTCTTCTTATATTCAATGCGTTCCTCCTGAACTAGCAATCCCTTTGCATGAGGAAACTCGGAAAATTTAGGACTGTTCATGCCCGTTAGTTTTTAAAAATGCAAGTTAGCACATATTAGCTTATGCACAAACCTGTTAGGGTATAAAAGCAATATGTAAGATTTTTACGATTTACAAAGGTTTAAGGTTATAGCTAATCCGATATTTGTAATGTGCGGCTTCCGTCGGCATTCACAGCAATTTGGATGTTTACAACCCCTTGGGTTGGGAGAATCTGCTCAATGAGTTCCGGCCATTCAATCAGGCATAGGGCTTCGGGGTTGTAAAAGTACTCCTCGTAACCAAAATCGTAAACCTCATCAATACGTTTAATGCGGTAAAAGTCGAAATGGTACACGGGCTTGCCGTTTCGGTCGGTATACTCATTTACCAGCGCAAACGATGGGCTTGTAACCACATCGGCAACGCCAAGCGCCTTACAGATTGCCCTTATAAGGGTAGTTTTGCCGGCTCCCATTGTGCCGTAAAAGCAAACTATGTTTTTACCATGAATAGCGTTTAATACCCTTTGGGCTGCCTCGTCAATCTGCTGTATGCTTTTTATTTCAATGGTGGTCATGTTACCTTTTTATGGGGTTAAGGGTTACAAGCGGAACTATCATCTCCTCAAGCGATATACCTCCATGCTGGAATGTGTCGCGGTAGTACGATGCGTAATAGTTAAAGTTATTGGGGTAGGCCAAAAAATCGTTTCCCAGAGCAAAGATAAACGAGGAGCTAATGTTGGGTTTGGGCAGATGCGCCTCCTCGGGCTTGCGAATCTCAAAAACTTCTTTGGGGTTGTAGTTTAAGCTTCGTCCCAACTTATAGCGGAGGTTGGTTGATGTGGCTCTATCGCCAATTACTTTCACAGGATTTTTTACTCGAATTGCTCCATGGTCAGTTGTGAGTACTACCTGTACGCCCTGGCTTGCGGCCTGGTCCAAAAACCCCTTTAGGTCGGAGTGCAGGAACCACGAGCGGGTTAGCGATAGGTAAGCCGATTCATCGGCGGCCAACCCGCGCATCATCTCGGAATCGGTTCGGGAGTGCGACATTACGTCCACAAAGTTGTAAACCAGCACCGCAAGGTTGCTTCCTAAAAACTCCTTGATGTTTAGGCCTCCGGCAATACCCTTCAGGGTATCGGTTTTTATATAAGTGAAGTTAGTGTTTAGTCCAAGCCGCTGAAGCTGTGCAGTTAGTAGCTGTTTCTCAAAAAGGTTTTTACCTTCATCCTCCTCGTCGAAAACCCACAACTCGGGGTAGGTTTTATGGATTTCGAGTGGCATCAAACCTGAAAAAAGCGCATTGCGGGCGTACTGCGTGGCAGTAGGGAGTATGCTGAAATAGGTATCCTCACTGCTAACCTGCCAGCTTTCGGCAATTATGGGTTCAATGGTTTTCCACTGGTCGTAGCGGAGGTTATCAATTACCAGTAGCAGAACCTTGCTGCCGGAGCTGATAATGGGAAAAACTTTGCTTTTCAGAACCGATGGTGAGAGCAAGGGTTTGTCTCCTTGTGTTTGGAACCATTGCAGGTAGTTTGCCTTAACAAATTTACCAAAAACCTGATTGGCTTCCTCGAACTGCATCTCGAGCATTTGCTTGAGGTTTGAGTCCGGATTGCCCGATAGCTTTACCTGCCACATGGCAAGCTTTCGGTATATCTCTGTCCAGTCCAGGTGGGTTTTAGCGGCCGAAATTAAGTCCGATATCAACCTAAACTCATTTCGGTAGTCGGCAAGCTGCTTTTCGGTTACTAGCTCCTTGCCATGAACAAACTTTTTTACAACCAGCAGTACCTGCTTGGGGTTAACGGGTTTAATAAGATAGTCGGATATTTGAGCACCCACGGCCATGTCCATGATATTCTCCTCCTCGCTTTTGGTAACCATAACCACAGGCAGCGCCGATTTTATCGCCTTAATTTTTGGGAGGGTTTCAAGTCCTCCAATACCGGGCATGTTTTCGTCCAGGAACACCAAATCGATAGGGTTCTGGCTTACCAGTTCAAGTGCATCGTGTCCGTTGCTGGCGGTAAGAACATGGTAGCCCTTTTGCTCCAGAAAAATGATATGCGGACGGAGCAAATCAATCTCATCATCTACCCAAAGAATGGTGGGCTGCATTGTTCTACTCTGTTTTATAGTTTGCCTTAAAGAAGTTCAGGTAATCGGGTATCGATTTATCGCTCAAAAAGCGTGCAAAGTTATCGATACTTATCACGAACATTTGGTAAT from Tenuifilum sp. 4138str includes:
- the tsaE gene encoding tRNA (adenosine(37)-N6)-threonylcarbamoyltransferase complex ATPase subunit type 1 TsaE, whose amino-acid sequence is MTTIEIKSIQQIDEAAQRVLNAIHGKNIVCFYGTMGAGKTTLIRAICKALGVADVVTSPSFALVNEYTDRNGKPVYHFDFYRIKRIDEVYDFGYEEYFYNPEALCLIEWPELIEQILPTQGVVNIQIAVNADGSRTLQISD
- a CDS encoding DNA adenine methylase, with translation MKFLRYPGGKSKLLSYLVNFLPTKKDIKGTYIEPFVGGGSVFFHINPETALISDLNSELIELYKGIKLYPHKVWEIFESFPSGKTAYYEIRDKQMDGKPLYYKAARILYLNRTCFKGMWRHNSNGVFNVGYGGEERRWVITHQNILELSKTLRKANIHNSDFEEIILSASKNDFIFLDPPYKPGEKDLMELHYRNGKFLFDEQVRLSETLKSLPKSKNIRWAMTNSSHKDILKLYQDFKIRKIPFGTSDKPGIQTKDSKEVLITNY
- a CDS encoding PglZ domain-containing protein; this translates as MQPTILWVDDEIDLLRPHIIFLEQKGYHVLTASNGHDALELVSQNPIDLVFLDENMPGIGGLETLPKIKAIKSALPVVMVTKSEEENIMDMAVGAQISDYLIKPVNPKQVLLVVKKFVHGKELVTEKQLADYRNEFRLISDLISAAKTHLDWTEIYRKLAMWQVKLSGNPDSNLKQMLEMQFEEANQVFGKFVKANYLQWFQTQGDKPLLSPSVLKSKVFPIISSGSKVLLLVIDNLRYDQWKTIEPIIAESWQVSSEDTYFSILPTATQYARNALFSGLMPLEIHKTYPELWVFDEEDEGKNLFEKQLLTAQLQRLGLNTNFTYIKTDTLKGIAGGLNIKEFLGSNLAVLVYNFVDVMSHSRTDSEMMRGLAADESAYLSLTRSWFLHSDLKGFLDQAASQGVQVVLTTDHGAIRVKNPVKVIGDRATSTNLRYKLGRSLNYNPKEVFEIRKPEEAHLPKPNISSSFIFALGNDFLAYPNNFNYYASYYRDTFQHGGISLEEMIVPLVTLNPIKR
- a CDS encoding energy transducer TonB family protein, which translates into the protein MPFAQKIEDAIERFYSAITVGVNHHKIGILSTIVVHLLLIVVFLVLKIETRKEYYGSTIEMEFEEPKEEAIVQQKLEPTLPPDVLKPEYETEAIRNFAVDASKTDLNAGLSDEKNTDADELYREANQVYERMQQNRELYEQSQKDIEANIPNTPEKTVPKSKEGQYKGPTVVSYYLLGRKALHLPVPSYKCELGGQVVVNIEVKPDGRVADAVIDRANSVNDDCINQAAIQAAMASIFTSVSGTARQRGSITYLFVPQ
- a CDS encoding alanine dehydrogenase; the encoded protein is MNSPKFSEFPHAKGLLVQEERIEYKKKYKQLIIGIPKEVDPTESRIPLTPEAVEILVQNGHQIIIEKDAGRQANYSDMEYSEKGARIVATASEVYQSDIVLKVAPLTPKEYEYLRENQSVLSSLHLNNHTGDYLKSLIQKRVTAIAFESISDADGEFPFVRAMSSIAGSTSVLVAAEYLSNVNKGKGVMLGGLTGISPTEVVILGAGTAGEYAARAALGLGATVKIFDNSIKKLMDIQNILGQRLFTSIYHKQVLDKVLKTADVVIGTLAPDETNLNYLVSEDQVRLMKRGAVIIDLGIDRGGCFETSEIRDHSNPSYVKHGVIHYCVPNITARVARTASIAMSNVFVPLMLQIAQSGGLLSQLKEDSGLRHGVYLFNGILTNEYLGKLYDIPSRDINLLMAAF